One Megasphaera elsdenii DSM 20460 genomic window carries:
- a CDS encoding glycosyltransferase family 2 protein has product MSIVVPVYNEQPNIEKFYEEATKAAATLDMDYEIIFVDDGSKDATPLILSRLTQQDGHVRAFILARNFGHQLAITCGMDHAIGDAVITMDGDLQHPPSMIPELVRKWREGNDVVQTIRESTDDAGFLKRITSKWYYRILNTVSPVHITPGGSDFRLIDKRVLETFKQFREHDRFIRGMIGDIGYTQTFIHFVAPRRYAGKSKFSVRKMLHFALDGIMAYSKIPLRVSFYVGMLSGLLSLLLILHVIYCNIVGEAVQGWTTTMIVDCLFSGFQLIFIGVIGEYIGRIFEEVKHRPLYWLRAELGQHKDR; this is encoded by the coding sequence TTGTCTATTGTCGTTCCAGTATATAACGAACAGCCGAACATTGAGAAGTTCTATGAAGAGGCGACGAAAGCCGCAGCGACACTTGATATGGACTATGAAATTATCTTTGTCGACGATGGTTCCAAAGATGCGACGCCCCTCATCCTCAGCCGCCTGACCCAGCAGGATGGACACGTACGGGCTTTTATCCTGGCTCGTAATTTTGGTCATCAGCTGGCCATTACCTGCGGCATGGATCATGCAATTGGCGACGCCGTGATCACCATGGATGGTGATTTGCAGCATCCGCCATCGATGATTCCTGAACTGGTCCGGAAATGGCGTGAAGGCAACGATGTCGTCCAGACGATACGTGAATCGACAGACGATGCGGGTTTCCTCAAACGGATAACGTCGAAATGGTATTACCGTATATTGAATACTGTATCTCCGGTCCACATCACACCGGGCGGATCCGATTTCCGCCTCATCGACAAAAGGGTACTGGAAACATTCAAGCAGTTCCGCGAACACGACCGCTTCATCCGCGGCATGATCGGCGATATCGGCTATACCCAGACCTTCATTCATTTCGTAGCGCCGAGGCGCTATGCCGGGAAATCCAAGTTTTCCGTGCGCAAGATGCTGCATTTTGCCCTCGACGGGATCATGGCTTATTCTAAGATTCCCCTGCGGGTTTCCTTTTACGTCGGCATGCTGAGCGGCTTATTGAGCCTGCTACTGATCCTGCATGTCATTTACTGTAATATCGTGGGCGAAGCCGTACAGGGCTGGACGACGACGATGATCGTCGACTGCCTGTTCAGCGGCTTTCAGCTCATTTTTATCGGTGTCATCGGAGAGTATATAGGACGTATATTTGAAGAGGTAAAGCATAGACCTCTGTATTGGCTGCGGGCTGAACTCGGCCAGCATAAAGACAGGTAA
- the lon gene encoding endopeptidase La — MNENVVLNEQDILALPFVPLRGIVVYPKLVSHIDIGRDKSLAAVDYAMEHDRQLLVATQVDENEDNPGFDDVYTIGCLVKIEQLLRMPGGLVRILVNGISRVRMQGFSQKADYLEGAAVKVAEISRNEVEEEALRRVVLKRLLDWLGNLRDGEEASENAKNIDEPGVLADFAASQLPLRIVIRQQLLETADVEARLRRIASLLDTEVDIANLESKLNMEVRGKMDQQQKEYYLREKIKAIHEELGDKVDKDTEVQELRDKIKKMKLDEDIEKALLKEVDRLDSMPPMMAESAIIRTYLDWAMALPWKKETKDRLDLNEAQKVLDEDHYGLKKVKDRIIEYLAVKQLTNSLKGPILCFVGPPGTGKTSIAKSIARAMNRKYVRVSLGGVRDEAEIRGHRRTYIGALPGRILAGMKQAGVKNPVFLLDEIDKMTSDMRGDPSSAMLEVLDPEQNNTFSDHFLELPFDLSKVFWITTANVLSDIPRPLMDRMEIIDFTSYTEEEKVQIAKRYLVPKQVKENGLRPSQAKFSDAVLRRIIEGYTRESGVRNLEKTIGTVCRRIGKSLLMNDEVPLSVSVKNLEKLLGPVKFLPETVHKDDEVGIVTGMAWTQVGGEVLETEAVAVKGKGRLLLTGQLGDVMKESAEAGVTYVRSRADVLGIDADFYANMDLHIHLPEGAIPKDGPSAGITMATAITSALTGKAVRHDVAMTGEITLRGTVLPVGGIKEKVIAAHRAGIKKILLPEENKRDMDEVPQSVKKDVKFVFVHHMDEVLAQALVKS; from the coding sequence ATGAACGAAAACGTTGTGCTCAATGAACAAGATATCCTGGCTTTGCCCTTTGTCCCGCTCCGGGGCATCGTGGTCTATCCGAAGCTGGTCAGCCACATCGACATCGGCCGCGATAAATCCCTGGCAGCCGTCGATTATGCCATGGAACACGACCGGCAGCTCCTGGTAGCTACCCAGGTCGATGAAAACGAAGACAATCCAGGTTTCGACGATGTCTATACCATCGGCTGCCTGGTCAAGATAGAACAGCTCCTGCGCATGCCTGGTGGCCTGGTCCGCATCCTGGTCAACGGGATTTCCCGCGTCCGCATGCAGGGCTTTTCCCAGAAGGCCGATTACCTCGAAGGGGCGGCTGTCAAAGTGGCCGAAATCAGCCGCAATGAAGTGGAAGAAGAAGCCCTGCGCCGGGTTGTCCTCAAGCGCCTCCTCGATTGGCTGGGCAATCTCCGCGATGGAGAAGAAGCCAGTGAAAATGCCAAGAACATCGACGAACCGGGTGTCCTGGCTGACTTTGCCGCTTCCCAGCTGCCCCTGCGGATCGTCATCCGCCAGCAGCTCCTGGAAACGGCCGATGTCGAAGCGCGCCTGCGCCGTATTGCGTCCCTCTTGGATACGGAAGTCGATATTGCCAACCTGGAATCGAAGCTGAACATGGAAGTCCGCGGCAAGATGGACCAGCAGCAGAAAGAATATTACCTACGTGAAAAGATCAAGGCCATTCATGAAGAATTGGGCGATAAAGTCGATAAGGATACGGAAGTCCAGGAACTTCGCGATAAGATCAAGAAGATGAAACTCGATGAAGACATCGAAAAAGCCCTGCTCAAAGAAGTAGACCGCCTCGATTCCATGCCGCCCATGATGGCAGAATCGGCAATCATCCGTACTTACCTCGACTGGGCCATGGCCCTACCTTGGAAGAAGGAAACCAAGGACCGCCTGGATCTCAATGAAGCGCAGAAAGTCCTCGACGAAGATCATTACGGACTGAAGAAGGTCAAAGACCGCATCATCGAATATTTAGCAGTCAAACAGCTGACGAACAGCCTGAAAGGGCCGATTCTCTGCTTCGTCGGCCCTCCGGGAACGGGTAAGACGAGCATTGCCAAATCCATTGCCCGCGCCATGAACCGCAAGTACGTCCGCGTATCCCTGGGCGGCGTCCGCGACGAAGCCGAAATCCGCGGCCATCGCCGCACCTACATTGGAGCCCTGCCGGGCCGCATCCTGGCCGGCATGAAGCAGGCCGGTGTCAAGAACCCGGTCTTCCTCCTCGATGAAATCGACAAGATGACTTCTGATATGCGCGGCGACCCGTCGTCGGCCATGCTGGAAGTCCTCGATCCGGAACAGAACAATACTTTCAGCGATCATTTCCTGGAACTGCCTTTCGACTTGTCGAAAGTATTCTGGATCACGACGGCCAACGTCCTCAGTGATATTCCCCGGCCCCTCATGGACCGCATGGAAATCATCGACTTCACGAGTTATACAGAAGAGGAAAAGGTCCAGATCGCCAAGCGCTATCTGGTACCGAAGCAGGTGAAAGAAAACGGTCTCCGGCCGAGTCAGGCCAAGTTCTCCGACGCCGTCCTGCGCCGTATCATCGAAGGATATACGAGGGAATCCGGCGTCCGTAACCTGGAAAAGACGATCGGTACGGTCTGCCGCCGTATTGGCAAGTCCCTGCTCATGAATGATGAAGTGCCGCTCAGCGTTTCTGTCAAGAACCTGGAAAAACTGCTCGGCCCGGTCAAATTCCTGCCGGAAACGGTCCATAAGGACGATGAAGTCGGTATCGTCACCGGCATGGCCTGGACTCAGGTCGGCGGGGAAGTCCTGGAAACAGAAGCTGTTGCCGTCAAAGGGAAGGGCCGCCTGCTGCTCACAGGCCAGCTCGGCGATGTCATGAAAGAATCGGCTGAAGCCGGCGTGACCTACGTCCGCAGCCGGGCCGATGTCCTGGGCATCGATGCCGATTTCTACGCCAACATGGACTTGCACATCCATCTGCCTGAAGGAGCTATCCCCAAGGATGGCCCATCAGCAGGTATCACCATGGCGACGGCCATCACATCGGCCCTGACGGGCAAAGCCGTCCGCCACGATGTCGCCATGACCGGCGAAATTACCCTGCGCGGCACGGTCCTGCCCGTAGGCGGCATCAAAGAAAAAGTCATCGCTGCTCATCGGGCGGGTATCAAGAAGATCCTCCTGCCGGAAGAAAACAAGCGAGATATGGACGAAGTGCCGCAGTCGGTCAAAAAGGATGTCAAATTCGTCTTTGTTCATCATATGGATGAAGTGCTGGCTCAGGCACTGGTGAAGTCCTGA
- the clpX gene encoding ATP-dependent Clp protease ATP-binding subunit ClpX, with amino-acid sequence MNDRNDEPRCSFCGRPQSEVQKLIAGPGVYICDECVAVAQHIMEEEKAEETPDFQLKDLPTPHEIKATLDEYVIGQEAAKKTLSVAVYNHYKRLQTNFSASDDDVELQKSNIVMVGPTGSGKTLLAQTLARLLDVPFAIADATSLTEAGYVGEDVENCLLKLIQAADYDIAKAERGIIYIDEIDKIARKSENPSITRDVSGEGVQQALLKILEGTVAGVPPQGGRKHPHQEMLQIDTTNILFICGGAFDGIDKTILNRTTDKNMGFGADIHSKSEHSMESLLKEIIPTDLQKFGLIPELIGRLPVLVTLNPLDEDAMVHILTEPKNALVKQYQKMLSMDDVDLEFTPEALQAIAKEALRRNTGARGLRSIIERIMLDVMFDVPSRDDVSKCVVTEKCVKEGAEPDLVLKEAK; translated from the coding sequence ATGAACGATAGGAATGATGAACCGCGTTGCAGTTTCTGCGGCCGGCCCCAGAGTGAAGTACAGAAGCTCATTGCCGGTCCGGGCGTCTACATTTGCGACGAATGTGTTGCCGTAGCGCAGCACATCATGGAAGAGGAAAAGGCGGAAGAAACGCCGGACTTTCAGCTGAAAGACCTGCCGACACCGCATGAAATCAAGGCCACCCTTGATGAATACGTCATCGGTCAGGAAGCAGCCAAGAAGACTCTTTCCGTCGCTGTGTACAACCATTACAAGCGGCTCCAGACCAATTTCAGCGCCTCTGATGACGATGTAGAGCTCCAGAAATCTAATATCGTCATGGTCGGCCCGACCGGGAGCGGCAAGACCCTCCTGGCCCAGACCCTGGCCCGTCTCCTCGATGTGCCCTTTGCCATCGCCGATGCGACGAGCCTGACCGAAGCCGGCTATGTCGGCGAAGACGTCGAAAACTGCCTGCTCAAGCTCATCCAGGCTGCTGATTACGATATTGCCAAAGCTGAACGGGGCATCATCTATATCGACGAAATCGATAAGATTGCCCGTAAATCGGAAAACCCGTCCATTACTCGCGACGTTTCCGGTGAAGGCGTTCAGCAGGCCCTTTTGAAGATCCTCGAAGGGACCGTTGCCGGTGTTCCGCCTCAGGGCGGCCGCAAGCATCCTCATCAGGAAATGCTTCAGATCGACACGACGAACATCCTGTTCATCTGCGGCGGCGCTTTCGATGGTATCGACAAGACCATCCTCAACCGTACGACCGATAAGAACATGGGCTTTGGTGCGGACATCCACTCCAAGTCCGAACACTCCATGGAATCGCTCCTCAAGGAAATCATCCCGACGGACCTCCAGAAGTTCGGCCTCATCCCGGAATTGATTGGCCGCCTGCCCGTATTGGTTACCCTCAATCCTCTCGATGAAGATGCGATGGTACATATCTTGACAGAACCGAAGAACGCCCTGGTCAAGCAGTATCAGAAGATGCTGTCCATGGATGACGTAGATCTCGAATTTACGCCAGAAGCTCTTCAGGCCATTGCCAAGGAAGCGCTGCGGCGCAATACCGGTGCCCGTGGGCTTCGCTCCATCATCGAACGGATCATGCTCGACGTCATGTTTGATGTACCGAGCCGCGACGATGTCAGCAAGTGCGTCGTGACGGAAAAATGCGTCAAAGAAGGCGCTGAGCCCGACCTCGTACTGAAAGAGGCAAAATGA
- the tig gene encoding trigger factor: MNVTVNEVDQHKVTLHIEVPAKDASKQAAAACKNLASRVNIPGFRKGKAPRMVLESFLGKDAVKQEVFEAIANKAYSDALDQEGIVPVTEPELNVITDEKGKDVVFEATVTKKPEVKLGEYKGITVAKDKVDVTDEDVSKELVNLQKQHAKLVVAPEGTEIAKDDFAVIDFKGTVDGVAFEGGEGKSYPLQIGSGSFIPGFEDQLIGCKAGDEKDVKVTFPEDYFEKSLAGKEAVFAVKVNDVKRSELPAIDDEFAKEAGKFDSVDDLKADIRKRLESKASFQALEKFNSEVLKTAVNNAEVDIPQVMIDDKIDQMIEELAMKLETQRMSLDDYLKYMGQDMDKLKEHYAEPAKENVKMDLVLEAIAKAENIEVKDIDLQAEIITMAQNFGADPKEVYKIILKEHRVPMLVQSVGRKKAASFILKNAVDPNEDKKEEAKAEEVKAED, translated from the coding sequence ATGAACGTAACAGTAAATGAAGTAGACCAGCACAAAGTAACCCTGCACATTGAAGTGCCTGCTAAAGATGCTTCCAAACAGGCTGCAGCCGCTTGCAAGAACTTGGCAAGCCGTGTCAATATCCCGGGCTTCCGTAAAGGGAAAGCACCGCGCATGGTACTGGAAAGCTTCTTGGGCAAAGATGCTGTCAAACAGGAAGTTTTTGAAGCTATTGCCAATAAAGCCTACAGCGACGCCCTCGACCAGGAAGGCATCGTTCCTGTAACTGAACCGGAATTGAACGTCATTACTGACGAAAAAGGCAAAGATGTCGTATTCGAAGCTACGGTCACGAAAAAACCGGAAGTCAAACTCGGCGAATACAAAGGCATCACCGTTGCCAAAGATAAAGTCGACGTAACCGACGAAGACGTTTCCAAAGAATTGGTTAACCTCCAGAAACAGCATGCAAAACTCGTCGTAGCTCCGGAAGGCACGGAAATCGCAAAAGATGACTTCGCTGTCATCGATTTCAAAGGCACTGTCGACGGCGTCGCATTCGAAGGCGGCGAAGGCAAATCCTATCCGCTCCAGATTGGCTCCGGCAGCTTCATCCCTGGCTTTGAAGATCAGCTCATCGGCTGCAAAGCTGGCGACGAAAAAGACGTCAAAGTCACCTTCCCGGAAGATTACTTTGAAAAATCCCTGGCTGGCAAAGAAGCTGTCTTCGCCGTTAAAGTCAACGACGTAAAACGCAGCGAACTCCCGGCCATCGACGATGAATTTGCTAAAGAAGCCGGCAAATTCGACAGCGTCGACGACCTCAAAGCCGACATCCGCAAACGCCTCGAATCGAAAGCTTCCTTCCAAGCTTTGGAAAAATTCAACTCTGAAGTCTTGAAGACAGCCGTCAACAATGCAGAAGTCGATATCCCGCAGGTCATGATCGACGACAAAATCGACCAGATGATCGAAGAACTGGCTATGAAACTGGAAACACAGCGCATGAGCCTCGACGATTATCTCAAATACATGGGCCAGGATATGGACAAACTCAAGGAACATTACGCTGAACCGGCTAAAGAAAACGTAAAAATGGACCTCGTTCTCGAAGCTATCGCTAAAGCTGAAAACATCGAAGTCAAAGACATCGATCTCCAGGCTGAAATCATTACGATGGCCCAGAACTTCGGCGCAGACCCGAAAGAAGTCTACAAGATTATTTTGAAAGAACATCGCGTTCCCATGCTTGTACAGTCTGTCGGCCGTAAAAAAGCAGCAAGCTTCATCCTCAAAAATGCCGTCGACCCGAACGAAGACAAGAAAGAAGAAGCTAAAGCTGAAGAAGTTAAGGCTGAAGACTAA
- a CDS encoding C40 family peptidase, whose amino-acid sequence MWKKISKVWILAALFVFAALPVLAASPLTIGSRGDEVRSIQQILRSKGYRVNVNGVYTKDTAQAVSQYQKDKKIQVSGKVGGWTYYLLTGNRSKLPPKPVMKKGQSTRFNNGAISKYRHFSGGDAFGNQLVHSAYQYLGIPYVFGGNTPAEGFDCSGFTKYVFSHNGINLPRLADEQYEVGQRVRRSELMPGDLVFFTTYEPGVSHTGIYVGNNNFISATSSGGIRVDSLDSGYWSPRYVGATRVRR is encoded by the coding sequence ATGTGGAAAAAAATCAGTAAAGTTTGGATATTGGCCGCACTTTTCGTTTTCGCCGCCCTGCCGGTGCTGGCAGCTTCACCGCTGACCATTGGCAGCCGGGGCGATGAAGTCCGTTCCATTCAGCAGATCCTTCGCAGCAAAGGCTATCGGGTCAATGTCAACGGCGTTTATACGAAAGATACGGCACAGGCTGTATCGCAGTATCAGAAAGATAAGAAGATCCAGGTCAGCGGCAAGGTCGGCGGCTGGACGTATTATCTCCTGACAGGCAATCGTTCCAAACTGCCGCCGAAGCCGGTCATGAAGAAAGGGCAGAGTACGCGCTTCAACAATGGTGCTATCAGCAAATACCGCCATTTCAGCGGCGGCGATGCCTTCGGCAACCAGCTGGTCCATTCCGCTTATCAGTATTTAGGGATTCCTTACGTATTCGGCGGGAATACGCCGGCTGAAGGCTTCGACTGCTCAGGCTTTACGAAATATGTCTTTTCCCATAATGGCATCAACCTGCCGCGCCTGGCCGATGAACAATATGAAGTGGGCCAGCGGGTCCGCCGGAGCGAACTCATGCCGGGCGACCTGGTTTTCTTTACGACGTATGAACCAGGCGTATCCCATACGGGCATCTATGTCGGCAACAACAATTTCATCAGTGCCACCAGCAGTGGCGGTATCCGCGTAGACAGCCTCGACAGCGGTTATTGGTCGCCGCGCTATGTCGGTGCTACACGGGTCCGGAGATAG
- the clpP gene encoding ATP-dependent Clp endopeptidase proteolytic subunit ClpP, translating to MYVPIVVEQTAQGERSYDIYSRLLKDRIVFLGGPIDDAVANSIIAQLLFLEAENPDKDIHLYINSPGGVVTAGMAIYDTMQYIKPDVSTICVGSAASMASVLLTAGAKGKRFALPHSQVMIHQPLGGVQGQATEIEIHAREILRMRKELNGILSKHTGQPIDVIQKDTERDNFMTAEEAKAYGLIDEILTRPLPDETK from the coding sequence ATGTATGTACCGATTGTCGTCGAACAGACGGCGCAAGGTGAACGGAGCTATGATATTTATTCCCGCCTCTTGAAAGACCGCATCGTCTTCCTCGGCGGTCCCATCGATGATGCCGTTGCCAACAGCATCATTGCTCAGCTCCTTTTCCTGGAAGCAGAAAATCCTGACAAGGATATCCATTTATACATCAACAGCCCTGGCGGCGTCGTCACGGCAGGCATGGCCATTTACGATACCATGCAGTACATCAAGCCGGACGTCTCGACGATTTGTGTCGGCTCTGCTGCCAGCATGGCGTCGGTACTCCTGACAGCCGGTGCCAAGGGCAAACGCTTTGCCCTGCCGCACTCCCAGGTCATGATCCACCAGCCTCTCGGCGGTGTACAGGGCCAGGCTACGGAAATCGAAATCCATGCCCGCGAAATCCTGCGCATGCGCAAGGAATTGAACGGCATCTTGTCTAAACATACAGGACAGCCCATTGACGTCATCCAGAAGGATACGGAACGGGATAATTTCATGACCGCTGAAGAAGCCAAGGCCTACGGCCTTATCGATGAAATCCTGACCCGTCCGCTGCCGGATGAAACGAAATAG
- the pheT gene encoding phenylalanine--tRNA ligase subunit beta translates to MKSSLTWMQDYVDVDMNQDMQAFADKLTIAGIPVEQVEYWGTEVKKVKTGKILQIDKHPDADKLVVCQVDMGDEQLQIVTAATNVRVGQVVPVAVHGAHLPGGTKIKRSKLRGVLSNGMFCSAHEFGFDDSLLLPEEREGIWILPPDTPLGVDAADYLQVRDVVYEYELTANRADCFSMVGLSREFAVLSGKEARYPEISVKECDTPIDGKVKVSIDDDELCSRYTARLLLNVKIGKSPMWMQQRLRKSGVRPINNVVDATNYTMIELGIPLHAYDYDKVAGHHLIARRAQADEAMKTLDDVDRKLTDNMLVIADEEKACCIAGIMGGMDSEVTDQTTTVILECASFKGSNIRHTGRMLGLRSEASGRFERGLDSDSCINSIDRCAQLLQEMGACDVAKGVVDVYPKPQATTRIAFTAAQVNKFLGTEITEADMVHILETLQFGIEKDGNTLTAVVPSYRGDCTEMPDIAEEVARVYGYENIPSTRPAAPISKGEAGFHHDVGEKISSILSSSGLNETVTFSFMHPDQLKKLLFKDGDAVYNAVPILNPITEDFPLMRTTLIPTLMDVLVRNQAVKNPSVGIYEIAPVYRPKQLPLTELPEQEFYVTGLLYGQRTAAEWPEKAENYDFYDVKGLVEAVLQGLGIQADLEVSDWAPLHPGKAARYVKDGKVLCDFGELHPKAVDNYDVAGPVYVFEMHMDAILPLVNLLPDYHKVAKFPASSRDLAFLAPLATTNADIVDVIKEDGGENLEAVHLFDMYTGKQVPQGYKSLAYSLVFRSEEGTLTDADIQAPVDAIVKDLKEKFGCELR, encoded by the coding sequence ATGAAAAGTTCTTTAACATGGATGCAGGATTATGTCGACGTCGACATGAACCAGGACATGCAGGCATTTGCCGATAAACTGACCATTGCCGGTATCCCTGTCGAACAGGTGGAATACTGGGGTACAGAAGTCAAGAAAGTAAAGACCGGGAAGATCCTTCAGATCGATAAACATCCCGATGCCGATAAACTCGTCGTCTGCCAGGTAGACATGGGCGACGAACAACTCCAGATCGTCACGGCTGCGACCAACGTCCGCGTCGGCCAGGTCGTCCCCGTCGCTGTCCACGGCGCTCATCTGCCGGGCGGCACGAAAATCAAGCGCTCGAAGCTGCGCGGTGTCTTGTCCAACGGCATGTTCTGCTCGGCTCACGAATTTGGCTTCGATGACAGCCTGCTCCTGCCGGAAGAACGAGAAGGCATCTGGATCCTGCCGCCGGATACGCCGCTCGGCGTCGACGCTGCCGACTATCTCCAGGTCCGCGACGTCGTCTATGAATATGAATTGACAGCGAACCGGGCAGACTGCTTCTCCATGGTCGGCTTGTCCCGTGAATTTGCCGTCCTCAGCGGTAAAGAAGCCCGCTATCCGGAAATTTCCGTCAAGGAATGTGATACGCCTATCGACGGAAAAGTCAAAGTTTCCATCGACGATGACGAACTGTGCAGCCGCTATACGGCCCGCCTGCTCCTGAATGTCAAGATTGGCAAGTCGCCTATGTGGATGCAGCAGCGCCTGCGCAAGTCCGGCGTCCGTCCCATCAACAACGTCGTCGATGCCACGAACTACACGATGATCGAATTGGGCATCCCTCTCCATGCTTATGACTACGATAAAGTCGCCGGCCATCATCTCATTGCCCGCCGGGCCCAGGCTGACGAAGCCATGAAGACTTTGGATGATGTAGACCGCAAATTGACGGACAACATGCTGGTCATTGCCGATGAAGAAAAAGCCTGCTGCATCGCCGGCATCATGGGCGGCATGGATTCGGAAGTCACGGACCAGACGACGACGGTCATCCTCGAATGTGCATCCTTCAAGGGCTCCAATATCCGTCATACCGGCCGTATGCTCGGCCTGCGCTCGGAAGCTTCGGGCCGTTTTGAACGAGGCCTCGATTCGGACAGCTGCATCAACTCCATCGACCGCTGCGCCCAGCTCCTTCAGGAAATGGGGGCCTGCGACGTAGCCAAAGGCGTCGTCGATGTCTATCCGAAACCGCAAGCTACGACGCGCATTGCCTTTACGGCAGCTCAGGTCAACAAGTTCCTGGGCACAGAAATCACGGAAGCCGACATGGTCCACATCCTGGAAACCTTGCAGTTCGGCATCGAAAAAGACGGCAATACGTTAACTGCTGTCGTCCCCAGCTATCGCGGCGACTGCACGGAAATGCCGGATATCGCCGAAGAAGTAGCCCGCGTCTACGGCTACGAAAATATCCCGTCTACGCGCCCGGCAGCGCCTATCTCCAAAGGGGAAGCCGGCTTCCATCACGATGTAGGCGAAAAGATTTCGTCCATCCTCAGCAGCAGCGGCCTCAACGAAACGGTCACCTTCAGCTTCATGCATCCGGACCAGCTGAAGAAGCTCCTCTTCAAAGATGGTGACGCCGTATACAATGCCGTACCGATCCTCAACCCGATTACGGAAGACTTCCCGCTCATGCGGACGACGCTCATCCCGACGCTGATGGATGTCCTGGTCCGCAACCAGGCCGTCAAGAATCCGTCTGTCGGCATCTATGAAATCGCCCCGGTCTATCGCCCGAAACAGCTGCCCTTGACGGAACTGCCGGAACAGGAATTCTATGTCACTGGCCTTCTCTATGGACAGCGCACCGCTGCTGAATGGCCGGAAAAAGCGGAAAATTACGACTTCTATGACGTCAAGGGCCTCGTCGAAGCCGTCCTCCAGGGACTGGGCATCCAGGCCGACTTGGAAGTCTCCGACTGGGCACCGCTCCATCCGGGGAAGGCTGCCCGCTATGTCAAAGACGGCAAAGTCCTTTGTGACTTCGGCGAACTCCATCCCAAAGCCGTCGACAATTACGACGTTGCCGGCCCGGTCTACGTCTTTGAAATGCACATGGATGCCATCCTGCCTTTGGTCAACCTCCTGCCGGATTATCACAAAGTCGCCAAGTTCCCGGCATCGAGCCGCGATCTGGCCTTCCTGGCACCGCTGGCTACGACCAATGCCGACATCGTCGATGTCATCAAAGAAGACGGCGGCGAAAATCTGGAAGCAGTCCATCTCTTCGACATGTATACGGGCAAACAGGTACCGCAGGGCTACAAGAGCCTGGCTTATTCCTTAGTCTTCCGTTCCGAAGAAGGGACCCTGACCGATGCCGACATCCAGGCCCCGGTCGACGCCATCGTCAAAGACCTGAAAGAAAAATTCGGCTGCGAATTGCGGTAG
- the yihA gene encoding ribosome biogenesis GTP-binding protein YihA/YsxC yields the protein MASYDIIKAAYATTAVRRDQYPEGSVPEVAFLGRSNVGKSSLINSLCNHRGLARVSGAPGKTQTINYFSAALRRRDEAEGEQRLPFYLVDLPGYGFAKTGGKNRDMWSAFIGEYVTQSPNLCVLCLLVDLRHPGLAIDQQAYDWLSSAGVPLQIVGTKADKLKANEKNRNLAQLNKLFPSDRPALAYSSLKRDGFGPLAKNLFERVLRFNV from the coding sequence ATGGCTTCGTACGATATCATCAAGGCCGCTTATGCCACGACGGCTGTCCGCCGCGACCAGTACCCTGAAGGGTCTGTACCGGAAGTGGCCTTCCTCGGCCGTTCCAACGTAGGTAAATCGAGCCTGATCAATTCCCTGTGCAACCACCGCGGCCTGGCCCGCGTCAGCGGTGCTCCGGGAAAGACCCAGACCATCAACTATTTCAGTGCCGCCCTGCGGCGGCGCGATGAAGCAGAAGGGGAGCAGCGGCTGCCTTTCTATTTAGTCGACCTGCCGGGCTATGGCTTTGCCAAGACCGGCGGCAAGAACCGCGACATGTGGAGTGCTTTCATCGGCGAATACGTCACGCAGTCGCCGAACCTCTGCGTCCTCTGTCTGCTCGTCGACCTGCGCCACCCGGGCCTGGCCATCGACCAGCAGGCCTATGACTGGCTGTCCAGTGCCGGCGTACCCCTGCAGATCGTCGGGACCAAGGCCGATAAGCTCAAGGCCAACGAAAAGAACCGCAACCTGGCCCAGTTAAATAAACTCTTCCCGTCGGACCGGCCGGCCCTGGCCTATTCGTCGCTCAAACGCGACGGCTTCGGCCCTTTGGCCAAGAACCTCTTCGAACGGGTGCTTCGGTTTAATGTTTGA
- the trxA gene encoding thioredoxin encodes MAVVSIDSDADFSVKVLRQPGIVIADFWAPWCEPCKMVHSEISQAAANFGDAVKVVRINVDTMRNVAEKYEIMAVPTLLFFKDGKPLKRIIGYASQTEISKFLASVVAENKAAGFDNKNIGMI; translated from the coding sequence ATGGCGGTAGTTTCGATTGACAGTGATGCTGATTTTTCCGTGAAGGTCCTTCGCCAGCCGGGCATTGTCATCGCAGACTTCTGGGCTCCCTGGTGCGAGCCGTGCAAGATGGTTCATTCAGAAATCAGCCAGGCAGCCGCGAATTTTGGCGATGCTGTGAAAGTGGTACGCATCAATGTCGATACCATGCGGAATGTTGCCGAAAAATATGAAATCATGGCGGTTCCGACGTTATTGTTCTTTAAGGACGGGAAACCGCTGAAACGCATTATCGGCTATGCCTCGCAGACAGAAATCAGCAAGTTCCTGGCATCTGTCGTGGCAGAAAACAAGGCGGCCGGTTTTGACAACAAAAATATTGGGATGATATAA